In the genome of Malania oleifera isolate guangnan ecotype guangnan chromosome 5, ASM2987363v1, whole genome shotgun sequence, the window acgatcaggaggtagtcccggcaaatcctctggaaatacatcagggaaatctctcaccactgggatatcctccaccctcagttcgcCTTCTCATACAgtcttcacataggctaaatatccctgacaaccttctgatagcaatctacacgcctgGATAGccgataataactgaggtggggtgcgcacatgtgatcccacaaatctgtactcctgtccctctggaggtctaaacactaccactctctgacggcaatcaatgctagcatagtgggcagctagccaatccatgcccaagatcacctcaaacccatgcatgtctaaaatcaccaaattagctaacaaataccttccttgaatatccactggacagtccctgagtaccttcctacatacccctacggttccagttggcgtagcaacagacaaactaatttctaactgctgaggctcaaacccacacaatttaacataatcccaggcgataaatgaatgcgtcgccccagaatcaaacaaaacagtagctttaaatgacagtattgaaacagtacctgtcaccacatctcctgccgcctcagcatcacccggtgtcaaagcaaaaactctagctggggccgtattcctctgctggcctcctcgtggtgcctggtaacctcctcgtgcaggtctaggaacagtaccaatctgtgtcggacactccctcatcatatgtcccggctccccgcacctgtagcagacacctcgcccagcacgacactctcccaggtgtttcttcccgcaagatgggcaagcgggagatggctgtgcaccctggaaaccgcgattcccggtcttctgtcttcggtccctataatagccacctctcttccacgcggcacggtcggctccctgctggaaatc includes:
- the LOC131156588 gene encoding uncharacterized protein LOC131156588, translating into MDHGGNSAHASGSEGAGPSGAAGSDSDAVLRSVAQQVMAEIARSSREQGGPSVGHGCTIEKFIKMNPPAFSGGTDPAVAENWVQEMEKIFAVLQCSEEQKVLFATYRLTGEAERWWSAVRLLEQQRTIPVEMTWGRFREIFFDRYFPASSREAKITEFLNLKQGQLSVQQYAARFIELSRFAPYIIPDEVKKVRQFERGLRREIYKQVSILKLQDFTELVDRATIAETGERLEAEEQRQKKRSIPSDFQQGADRAAWKRGGYYRDRRQKTGNRGFQGAQPSPACPSCGKKHLGECRAGRGVCYRCGEPGHMMRECPTQIGTVPRPARGGYQAPRGGQQRNTAPARVFALTPGDAEAAGDVVTGTVSILSFKATVLFDSGATHSFIAWDYVKLCGFEPQQLEISLSVATPTGTVGVCRKVLRDCPVDIQGRYLLANLVILDMHGFEVILGMDWLAAHYASIDCRQRVVVFRPPEGQEYRFVGSHVRTPPQLLSAIQACRLLSEGCQGYLAYVKTV